A segment of the Pseudomonadota bacterium genome:
GATCTTCGAGTGCGAGCGCGGCGACCTCTCGCATCGCAGGGTCCGGATCGGCGAGGAGCGCCACGATGCGGCGATGGCCCTCTCCATCTCCCCTGCTGACCCGCCCCAACGATCGCACCACGAGCCTTCGCTCGTGCGGCGCTGCGGTGTCGCCCAGCAGCGCGACCAGAGATGCCTCGACGAAGGGCTGATCGAGCTGGCCGAGCGCGAAGATGGCCTCGACGCGCACCGGCGGGACGTCCCGACGAGCCGCTGTCACGAGCGTTCCCAGGTAGGCCGGGTCTTGGAGCCGGCCGATGGCGCGAATCGCACGCGCCCGCACCTTCGGATCCGGATGTCGCACGAACGGCTCGAGGGCCGTTCCATTGCGACTGTCTTCCGCACGCAAGATGGCATGCAGCGGCGCGTCAGCACGAGCGGGCGCGGCACAGAGGAGGGCGAGGAGAATCAAGATGAGCGATCGCATGCCTGCAAGTCTAACGCCCCTTCGCTGCGCACGCAAGCCGACGGTGCAGATGAGGTCACATCGCCCCACATCTCCCCCCGCCGAGGGCAGGATTCACGCCCGTCTGACAGAATGCACCCCTCCCGCGGCCTTCGACCCGGTCCTTCATGGACCTCGCCTGGCGCGCACCTCCATCCCAGCACTAGGGAGATTCCATGTCCGAGCGACCCGCAGGCACACCCACGGGCCCGTCAGACCTGCTGGCCGTGTCCCCGACCGCCTCCCTGGAAGAGGTGAGAGCAGCCTACCTCGAGCGAACCGCAGCGCTGCGAAGCGCGTTTCTCCATCTGGGCGGATTCGACGAATCCCCTCGTTCCTCGAATCAGACATTCGAGACCTTTGTGGCAGGCAGCGCGAACCACATCGCCCTCGCCGCGTGCAGGCGCATCTGTGAAGCCCCCGGCAGCGCATTCAACCCACTGTTCATCCACGGGC
Coding sequences within it:
- a CDS encoding HEAT repeat domain-containing protein → MRSLILILLALLCAAPARADAPLHAILRAEDSRNGTALEPFVRHPDPKVRARAIRAIGRLQDPAYLGTLVTAARRDVPPVRVEAIFALGQLDQPFVEASLVALLGDTAAPHERRLVVRSLGRVSRGDGEGHRRIVALLADPDPAMREVAALALED